The genomic segment TGGCCGAAACTGATGGTTTCGCAAAGATCGTTGCCGATGCTGAATTCGGTGAACTGCTCGGGGCACACTTAGTTGGTGCAAACGCTTCAGAGCTCATTAATGAATTGGTTCTTGCTCAGAACTGGGACCTCACCACTGAAGAGATTTCTCGCAGCGTTCATATCCACCCAACGCTATCCGAGGCAGTTAAGGAAGCTGCACACGGCATTTCCGGACACATGATCAACTTCTAATATCCACCTAATTGGCCCTGTTTCCATATGGAAACAGGGCCAATGCTGATTTTCAATCCAAACCAAGTGCTGGTTAGTGCTCATACTCACATAAACTTCTCGAGTATCAAAGAGAATTATTTCTAAAATTCGGTATCGTCTAAGAAATGAGTTTGCCAATAGCTCAGCATCAAAATGCTGTAAAAACTGTCGTGGTACCAGCTGCAGGAATGGGAACACGGTTCCTTCCTGCAACAAAGACAATTCCTAAGGAGCTTCTTCCTGTAGTTGACACCCCAGGTATTGAGCTCGTTGCTAAAGAAGCAGCTGATCTTGGTGCAACTCGATTAGCAATTATTACTGCGCCAAACAAAGACGGAATTCTTAAACACTTTGAGGAGTTCCCTGAGCTCGAGGCAACTCTTGAAGCTCGCGGTAAGACTGATCAATTGAACAAAGTCCGAGCAGCTCGAGAATTGATTGCCACGGTGCCTGTGGTTCAAGAAAAGCCACTCGGTCTTGGACATGCAGTGGGCCTAGCAGAGTGTGTGCTTGATGAAGACGAAGACGTTGTCGCTGTCATGTTGCCAGATGATTTGGTACTGCCTTTTGGTGTTACTGAAAGAATGGCGGAAGTTCGCGCTAAGTTTGGTGGATCTGTTCTAGCTGCAATTGAGGTGGCTGAGGATGAAGTCTCTAGTTACGGAGTTTTTGAGCTTGGGGAAATCGATGCGGAATCTGAAAATGAAGGCATCCGACGTGTAGTAGGAATGGTTGAAAAGCCTTCTCCTGAAGAGGCTCCGTCAAGGTTTGCGGCTACTGGTCGTTATCTGCTTGATCGTGCTATTTTTGATGCTCTTCGCCGTATTGAGCCTGGTGCTGGTGGAGAACTGCAATTAACAGATGCCATCGCTTTGTTGATTGAAGAAGGTCACCCAGTCCACATTGTGGTTCATGAAGGTAAGCGCCATGATCTAGGAAACCCAGCGGGATATATTCCGGCTGTTGTGTACTTCGGACTTCGTCACGCAGAGTACGGTTCTAGAATTCACCGCGCAGTTAAGGAAATACTCGCAGAGTTTGAAGAATAATTAGGAAACCGCCCCTTACATTGTAAGAGGCGGTTTTCTCATGCGGGTAAAATCCTATCTCATGGCTAAGAAAGTTGATACTTCAAGTGCTACCCCCGCGCTCACCCTGCTTACGGAAAAGCAGATTCCTTTTGAGCTAGATGTCCATGATGTGGATCCGAAGTCAGCAAAAGGGTTCGCGTTGGATGCTTCGGAAGTAATGGGTGTGGAACCCGAAGTGGTGTTTAAAACGTTGATGGCCGACATTGATGGGGAGCATGTAGTTGCTATTGTTCCGGCCAACAGCACGTTGAATTTAAAGCAATTGGCTAAGGCTGGCAAAGGAAAGCATGCCAACATGATGGATCGTAGTCGAGCTCAGGTTGTTACCGGGTATGTCCCTGGTGGAATTTCACCAATTGGGCAGAAGAGTAAGCACCCCGTGTTTTTAGATGAATCGGCGATTCTTCAAGATCGTATTTATATCAGTGCGGGCCGCCGTGGTTGGTCGCTGATTATTGCCCCAGATGATGTTTTGCTCGCTACTGATGGGGTTTATGCAGATATTGCAGATCATTCTTAGCGCGAGCGTAGACAAAATGGCTATTGAGAAAGAATGGATCAATGAAAAGCCAATTCAAAAGACTAGTTACATTAATTCGAACAAAGGAAAAATATTTACCCCTGTTGAAAGACAAGTGGAAGTATTTAATTGCTTTGTTCTTGATTTTCGTTACTAAAGATACTTTTCCTGTTCTTGGCTACTTTATTTCTGGTCTAACATTCTTAGTACTGATTCACGACACTTTTGAAGTTATCCGCTTTGTTCGAGCTATTGACCTTATAGCCAATGATAAAGACAAAAACAGCTTTCCTTTTTCAAGTGTTCCTCGAAAGCCGAGCACCGGAGAGCCCACAAATGGGAATCCAGAGATACTAAATCTTGTGGCTTTACAGCAAGGATGCGAAAGGGAAGAATACACGTTTGAAAAGGTTTGGTTTGATGACTCTATAAACAAAATCTTGTGGGAATCTTCTGAATTTATAGGTGTTAGCGTACATAAGAAAAAGTATCTTTTGCCCCCGGATCTAGCAGAAATAGCAGCACCGGTGATAGCACAAGCAGGACGTAAGGCGCAGGGTGGCGTTCGCGGTCAGCCTATTTGTTCAATGGGGCACGCGCTAGGTTGATGGTGGATCCGAGTGACCTAATAGCTAATCCGCACGGAGAGTTCTGGTTTTAAAAAGCGATGTACTTTGACTTGTTGTCAAGTAATCATTTGTGGCATTACAGTCGTGATATTTCGATCCCAGAAGGCGGATTCAGGATCCCATTGCAGCATACAGTGGATTTTGAGAGGCGACTGTTGAGTCTCGATGAATCGAGATTGGCTAATACTGTTGGTGTTTCTTGTTTGGTAATCACTAAAGATGGCTGGTTGATTTTTGTAGTGCAGAGTGAGAGGAATGCTATACATCCCAGTGCAATTGCTCCTAGCGGGTCAGGCTCTTTAGATTGGTCTGATGTTCTCCAAGAAGTGCGTTCGCATGCAAATTGTGAAACTAGAAAAGCATCCCTTCAAAGTTTGTTGTTTCGAGGCATGTTACGAGAGTTGGAAGAAGAAACTACAGCGTCTGTTCATGCAGTGCCCCAAAAATCGCATGTCGTTACATCGTATTTTCGTTGGCTATCGCGTGGTGCTAAACCGTGAATTCACGGGTTTGGCTAAGTCTGTACAAAGTTGGGAGGAGATATGCCAGAAGCCAATTCAAATTGATGAAATGATTTATACAAAAAGCAGAATGCGAATTCCGTTGAGCTTTCTTTTGGAAGCGGTGAATCGAGAAGATGATTTTGAAGAAGCCGCGGAAATTAATCGACTTCGGGACAAGCTAGTTGAGGTTGCTTCGTCCCATATAAGCTCCCACGAAGTTGGAGTTGGGCCAGCGAGTATTTCAGTCAGTACGGGTCTTTCATGGCTAGCTGCCATTAAATTCTTGAAGGAAAATCCTTCGTATCTGGACGAGTTCCGATTGTAGAAACTCCACCGGCACAGTCAAGTACCAGCGGAGCAACCATCAGAAAAGATAAAACCCACCCCCGCAGGGAAACGTCGACAAGCAGCCCGCAAGGCCCAGCAACCTTGCTCCCCCCCTACCGCCGCAACCAGGCGCCATGTAGGCGAGCGTCGATAAGCAATCTAGTAAGGCGCGATCGTCGATTCGTGGGCGTCGATGTTGATGCGGCCGTGGACGGATGGGAATGCGCGCTGCGCGCAGTTTTCGCGGGTGCACACGCGGCAGCCGGACCCGATCGGGGTGGCTGTGGAAAGGTCCTGGAGGTTGAAACCGCGGGAGTAGATGGTGCGATCGGCGTGGCGGGCTTCGCAGCCCAGGCCGATGGCAAACATCTTGTCCACTTCACCGAACCGTGCCTCGTGGTGTCGCACGGTGCGTGAGATCCACAGGTAGTTGCGGCCATCAGGCATTTGCGCGAATTGGCGCAGCACCTGGCCGGGGTTGGTGAAGGTTTCAAACACATTCCACAGGGGGCAGGTGCCGCCGTAGTGGGTGAAGTGGAAGCCGGTGGCGGATTGACGCTTGGACATATTGCCGGCGCGGTCCACGCGCACGAAGGTGAATGGAATGCCGCGGAGGTTGGGGCGCTGCAGGGTGGATAGGCGGTGCGCGGTGGTTTCATAGCCCACGCCGAATAGCTGGCCTAAGAACTCGATATCGTAGCCGGATTTCTCAGCCTCGGCGTGGAAGATCTTGTACGGCAGCATCACAGCGGCGGCGAAGTAGGAGGCCACGCCGCGGATGGCGAGGGTGCGGGCTTCAGGCGTAGACCAGATGCCGTCATCAACAATGCCTTCGATGAGGTCATTGGCTTCCAGGTAGCCCAGTTCGGTGGCCATGCGGAAAGCTTTTTGTCCGGGGTTTAGGCGTGCGTGGACGGTGAGCAGGCGCGTTTCCGGGTCAAAGTGGTGCAGCGTCCCGGATTCCTCTTTGGAGGTGGTGATGGTGACATCGTGATCCATTTGCAGGCGGCGGGCGATCGAATCTTCCATGGCACGCGAATCGTACGGCTGCCAGCCCAGTTGCGCGGCGATGGCTTCGGCGCGGCGATCGAGCGCATCGAAATAGTTCTGGCGCGCATAAATGAAATCGCGGACCTCTTCATGCGGCATGCTTACCGCTTCCGCAATTGGGCGGCGTTCCTCAGGCGTATTGGTGCGATTATCCACCGCGATGGACAGCTTATCGCGCACATTTCGGTAGCGCTGATGCATTTCCACCATGGCGCGCGCCAGCTGCGGGTGGTTGTACACCATCTCCGAAAGTTCTTGCAGCTCCACGGTTGCCGGGTTGATCTCGCGGTCCAGCATCACGTCCTGGACTTCGGCGAGCAGGCGGGAATCATCGTCGCGGGAGAAAAATGTTGCGTCCACGCCGAACGCCTCGGTGATGCGGAGCAAAACTGGCACGGTGAGTGGCCGCACGTCGTGCTCGATCTGATTCACATAACTAGCAGATAAGCCCAGCGTTGCTGCCAATGACGCCTGGCTCAGGTCTCTTTCCCGGCGCAGTTGGCGCAGCCTGGACCCCACATATGTCTTTCCCATGAGAAGACTATAGCGTGATGGCCATCACCTTAGCCAATGTTGGCAATTTGGTGTTGCAAAGTTGTGGATTTTCGCTTTTCGACGTCGCCCGCCACCCGTAGGTGGCAAGGTGGTCTGGCCACACGCTGTCGGGAACTATTTAGGCACCTACGGTGCAGGTGTTTGGAATTGTATGTCACCTGCACAAAGCCTGTCTGTGGTGGGAGAATACTTTGCGTCTAAACTTTTTGGTTGATACCAAACGGGGTTAGTGGGCTTGGGTAAACGCAGCTTGTGAGCAAGCTCACCTTGGCTTTTTAATGTTGGGGGCGACTCACGTTTTCGCAGGTAGATCATAGTTGATTCGATAGGTGTCTTGTAGTGACAAAGCAAGGCTACCCTAATAATTGGCCTGAAAGTGTATGGGAACGCTAATTGGTGCGAGTGGGGGAGGGCCGTATAACTAGTGAATGCGATCATCTGGGAAGTAAGGTGACTACGACACTGGAGGTGCCATGACTGTTAGAAATCCCGACCGTGAGGCTATCCGTCACGGAAAAATCACGACGGAGGCGCTGCGTGAGCGTCCCGCATACCCGACCTGGGCAATGAAGCTGACCATGGCCATTACTGGCCTAATCTTCGGCGGCTTCGTACTTGTTCACATGATCGGAAACCTGAAGATCTTCATGCCGGACTACGCAGCCAATTCTGCGCATCCGGGTGAGCCACAAGTTGATGTTTACGGCGAGTTCCTGCGCGAGATCGGTTCCCCGATCCTGCCACACGGTTCCGTCTTGTGGATTCTTCGTATCATCCTGCTGGTTGCATTGGTTCTGCACATCTACTGTGCATTTGCCCTGACCGGCCGTTCCAACCAGTCCCGCGGAAAGTTCCGTCGCACCAACCTCATTGGTGGCTTCAACTCTTTCGCAACCCGCTCCATGCTGGTTACCGGACTCGTTTTGCTTGCGTTCATTATCTTCCACATCCTCGACTTGACCGTTGGTGTTGCACCTGCAGCCGCAACCTCATTCGAGCATGGCGAAGTGTATGCAAACATGGTGGCATCATTTAGCCGCTGGCCTGTAGCAATTTGGTACATCATTGCCAACCTGGTTCTGTTCGTTCACCTGTCACACGGCATCTGGCTTGCAGTATCTGACCTGGGAATCACCGGACGTCGCTGGAGGTCAATCCTGCTCGCCGTCGCGTACATCGTTCCTGCACTGGTTCTGATCGGCAACATCACCATTCCTTTCGCTATCGCGCTCGGCTGGATCGCTTAGGTAAAGGTAGGAAGAATTAATGAGCACACACTCTGAAACAACCCGCCCAGAGTTCATCCACCCAGTTTCCGTCCTCCCAGAGGTTTCGGCTGGTACGGTCCTTGACGCTGCTGAACCAGCAGGTGTTCCCTCTAAAGATATGTGGGAATACCAAAAAGACCACATGAACTTGGTCTCCCCACTGAACCGTCGTAAGTTCCGCGTTCTCGTCGTTGGTACCGGTCTATCCGGTGGCGCTGCAGCAGCAGCACTCGGCGAGCTCGGCTACGACGTCAAGGCGTTCACCTACCACGACGCACCTCGCCGTGCGCACTCCATTGCTGCACAGGGTGGCGTTAACTCCGCCCGCGGCAAGAAGGTAGATAACGACGGCGCATACCGCCACGTTAAGGACACCGTCAAGGGTGGCGACTACCGCTGCCGCGAGTCCGACTGCTGGCGTCTAGCCATCGAGTCCGTTCGCGTCATCGACCACATGAACGCCATCGGCGCACCATTCGCTCGCGAATACGGTGGAGCTTTGGCAACCCGTTCCTTCGGTGGTGTACAGGTCTCCCGTACCTACTACACCCGTGGACAAACCGGACAGCAGCTACAGCTGTCCACCGCATCCGCACTACAGCGCCAGATTCACTTGGGCTCCGTAGAAATCTTCACCCACAACGAAATGGTTGACGTCATCGTCACCGAGCGTAACGGTGAAAAGCGCTGCGAAGGCCTGATCATGCGTAACCTGATTACCGGCGAACTGACCGCACACACCGGACACGCTGTTATCTTGGCAACCGGTGGCTACGGCAACGTGTACCACATGTCGACCCTGGCGAAGAACTCCAACGCCTCGTCCATCATGCGTGCATACGAAGCAGGCGCATTCTTCGCGTCTCCTTCCTTCATTCAGTTCCACCCAACCGGCCTGCCTGTGAACTCCACCTGGCAGTCCAAGACCATTCTGATGTCTGAGTCGCTCCGTAACGACGGCCGCATCTGGTCACCAAAGAAGGAAGGTGACGATCGCGATCCAAACAGCATCCCTGATGAAGAGCGCGATTACTTCCTCGAGCGCCGCTACCCAGCATTCGGCAACCTCGTCCCACGTGACGTTGCTTCCCGTGCGATCTCTCAGCAGATCAACGCTGGTCTCGGTGTCGGACCTCTGAGCAACGCCGCATACCTGGACTTCCGTGACGCCACCGAGCGC from the Corynebacterium crudilactis genome contains:
- a CDS encoding UTP--glucose-1-phosphate uridylyltransferase; this encodes MSLPIAQHQNAVKTVVVPAAGMGTRFLPATKTIPKELLPVVDTPGIELVAKEAADLGATRLAIITAPNKDGILKHFEEFPELEATLEARGKTDQLNKVRAARELIATVPVVQEKPLGLGHAVGLAECVLDEDEDVVAVMLPDDLVLPFGVTERMAEVRAKFGGSVLAAIEVAEDEVSSYGVFELGEIDAESENEGIRRVVGMVEKPSPEEAPSRFAATGRYLLDRAIFDALRRIEPGAGGELQLTDAIALLIEEGHPVHIVVHEGKRHDLGNPAGYIPAVVYFGLRHAEYGSRIHRAVKEILAEFEE
- the ybaK gene encoding Cys-tRNA(Pro) deacylase, which produces MRVKSYLMAKKVDTSSATPALTLLTEKQIPFELDVHDVDPKSAKGFALDASEVMGVEPEVVFKTLMADIDGEHVVAIVPANSTLNLKQLAKAGKGKHANMMDRSRAQVVTGYVPGGISPIGQKSKHPVFLDESAILQDRIYISAGRRGWSLIIAPDDVLLATDGVYADIADHS
- the ramB gene encoding acetate metabolism transcriptional regulator RamB; translation: MGKTYVGSRLRQLRRERDLSQASLAATLGLSASYVNQIEHDVRPLTVPVLLRITEAFGVDATFFSRDDDSRLLAEVQDVMLDREINPATVELQELSEMVYNHPQLARAMVEMHQRYRNVRDKLSIAVDNRTNTPEERRPIAEAVSMPHEEVRDFIYARQNYFDALDRRAEAIAAQLGWQPYDSRAMEDSIARRLQMDHDVTITTSKEESGTLHHFDPETRLLTVHARLNPGQKAFRMATELGYLEANDLIEGIVDDGIWSTPEARTLAIRGVASYFAAAVMLPYKIFHAEAEKSGYDIEFLGQLFGVGYETTAHRLSTLQRPNLRGIPFTFVRVDRAGNMSKRQSATGFHFTHYGGTCPLWNVFETFTNPGQVLRQFAQMPDGRNYLWISRTVRHHEARFGEVDKMFAIGLGCEARHADRTIYSRGFNLQDLSTATPIGSGCRVCTRENCAQRAFPSVHGRINIDAHESTIAPY
- a CDS encoding succinate dehydrogenase cytochrome b subunit: MTVRNPDREAIRHGKITTEALRERPAYPTWAMKLTMAITGLIFGGFVLVHMIGNLKIFMPDYAANSAHPGEPQVDVYGEFLREIGSPILPHGSVLWILRIILLVALVLHIYCAFALTGRSNQSRGKFRRTNLIGGFNSFATRSMLVTGLVLLAFIIFHILDLTVGVAPAAATSFEHGEVYANMVASFSRWPVAIWYIIANLVLFVHLSHGIWLAVSDLGITGRRWRSILLAVAYIVPALVLIGNITIPFAIALGWIA
- a CDS encoding fumarate reductase/succinate dehydrogenase flavoprotein subunit, coding for MSTHSETTRPEFIHPVSVLPEVSAGTVLDAAEPAGVPSKDMWEYQKDHMNLVSPLNRRKFRVLVVGTGLSGGAAAAALGELGYDVKAFTYHDAPRRAHSIAAQGGVNSARGKKVDNDGAYRHVKDTVKGGDYRCRESDCWRLAIESVRVIDHMNAIGAPFAREYGGALATRSFGGVQVSRTYYTRGQTGQQLQLSTASALQRQIHLGSVEIFTHNEMVDVIVTERNGEKRCEGLIMRNLITGELTAHTGHAVILATGGYGNVYHMSTLAKNSNASSIMRAYEAGAFFASPSFIQFHPTGLPVNSTWQSKTILMSESLRNDGRIWSPKKEGDDRDPNSIPDEERDYFLERRYPAFGNLVPRDVASRAISQQINAGLGVGPLSNAAYLDFRDATERLGQDTIRERYSNLFTMYEEAIGEDPYSTPMRIAPTCHFTMGGLWTDFNEMTSIPGLFCAGEASWTYHGANRLGANSLLSASVDGWFTLPFTIPNYLGPLLGVERLSEDAPEAVAAIDRAKARIDKLMNIRGDNPHGPDYYHRQLGDILYFSCGVARNVEDLQDGINKIRALREDFWKNMRITGTPDEMNQVLEYAARVADYIDLGELMCVDALDRDESCGAHFRDDHLSEDGEAERDDANWCFVSAWEPGANGTFVRHAEPLFFESIPLQTRNYK